One Mercurialis annua linkage group LG3, ddMerAnnu1.2, whole genome shotgun sequence DNA window includes the following coding sequences:
- the LOC126674449 gene encoding TATA-binding protein-associated factor BTAF1 isoform X1 — protein MAQQQSSRLHRLLTLLDTGSSQATRFTAARQIGDIAKLHPQDLNSLLKKVFQYLRSKKWDTRVAAAHAVGAIAQNIKHTSLAELFSSIEMKMSEAGVSGAVEDVVAWPDFQSKIISSGSFRSFDINKVLEFGALLASGGQEYDVANDNSKNPKERLARQKQNLRRRLGLDVCEQFMDVNEVIKDEDLIVQKLHSQGNGLGHRFYMPPSVHNIQQLMASMVPTVVSKRPSARELNLLKRKAKINSKDQAKGLPEDGDAEASFVQSTTPKTSNQDSFISSKVDADEDSMEHDGDGKWPFCGFVEQLILDMFDPVWEVRHGSVMALREIVTHHGGSAGVFMPDLSLDGALDELKYLDYSSTLKREREFDLNTQVSVDEMEPNQKRLKVEEASFLSMHVENPGLNVKVEDSELNIPLEQVNGQVDVTSVKLECHTDADGISFSSKGVADIEEPMDYCEDKSSFVKSNVLDNVPENCELMRFTKLGRHSWIKNSEFLQDCAIRFLCILSLDRFGDYVSDQVVAPVRETCAQALGAGFKYMNRSLVHETLNILLQMQRRPEWEIRHGSLLGIKYLVAVRQEMMSDLIGYILPACKAGLEDPDDDVRAVAADALIPTAGAIVSLKGRTLHSIIMLLWDILLDLDDLSPSTSSVMNLLAEIYSQEAMIPRMISKEKQELDLNEVVHIDDAGEGRDLQESPYMLSTLAPRLWPFMRHSITSVRFSAIRTLERLLEASYKRHFCEPTGTSFWPSFILGDTLRIVFQNLLLESNEEILLCSERVWRLLVQCPVEDLEAAAVSYLNSWIELATTPYGSPLDSAKMFWPVAPPRKSHFRAAAKMRAVKLENESWRNSTLDYGQESVSQERNGDPSSTVKYFVGADVEMSVANTRVITASALGIFASKLREGSFHHVIDPLWNALTSLSGVQRQVASMVVISWFKEIKCNEVSKTHAVMPIFPNQFEKWLLDILSCADPALPTKDSVHPYSELSRTYAKMRNEAGQLFRAIESSGMFESTLSTVNIDVESLSADGAINFASKLPSVCNDSSGNELMGQNIVVDEIESLKHRVLTTAGYLKCVQSNLHVTVCALVAAAVVWMSELPAKLNPIILPLMASIKREQEEILQRKAAEAIAELIYHCIARKPSPNDKIVKNICGFTCMDPYETPQAAIISSMEIVDDQDFLSSGSNITRQKSKGHALGGGEDRSKIEGFISRRGSELALKYLCERFGPCLFDKLPKLWDCLTEVLMPGSSSDEQHIAQRIESVKDPQILINNIQVIRSVAPLLDETLKPKLLTLLPCIFKCIRHSHVAVRVAASRCITSMAKSMTTDVMAAVIKNAIPMLGDVNSVNARQGAGMLISLLVQGLGVELVAYAPLLVVPLLRCMSDIDQSVRQSVTRSFAALVPLLPLARGLPPPGGLDKGLESSAEDAKFLEQLLDNSHIDDYKLCTELKVTLRRYQQEGINWLAFLKRFKLHGILCDDMGLGKTLQASAIVASDIAERRTSENSEVAQPSLIVCPSTLVGHWAFEIEKYIDVSVMSTLQYAGSAQERTSLREQFDKFNVIITSYDVVRKDIDFLGQFLWNYCILDEGHVIKNAKSKITAAVKRLKAQHRLILSGTPIQNNIMDLWSLFDFLMPGFLGSDRQFQATYGKPLVAARDPKCSAKDAEAGALAMEALHKQVMPFLLRRTKDEVLSDLPEKIIQDRYCDLSPVQLQLYEQFSGSHIKQEISSMVKLGDSARQEGNSASPKASSHVFQALQYLLKLCSHPLLVLGEKVHETLASQLAELLPKGSDIISELHKLHHSPKLVALQEILEECGIGVDASNSENAMNVGQHRVLIFAQHKALLDIIERDLFHSHMKNVTYLRLDGSVETDKRFDIVKAFNSDPTIDALLLTTHVGGLGLNLTSADTLIFMEHDWNPMRDHQAMDRAHRLGQKKVVNVHRLIMRGTLEEKVMSLQRFKVSIANAVINSENASLKTMNTDQLLDLFASAESKTKGSTASKHPDGSPHGDPKLMGTGKGVKAILGGLEELWDQSQYTEEYNLTQFLSKLNG, from the exons ATGGCTCAACAACAATCGTCGCGTCTCCATCGCTTACTCACGTTATTAGACA CTGGTTCGTCACAAGCCACAAGGTTTACTGCTGCCAGACAAATTGGAGATATTGCGAAATTACATCCTCAGGATTTGAACTCTCTTTTGAAGAAG GTTTTCCAGTATCTCCGTAGTAAAAAATGGGATACGAGAGTTGCCGCTGCTCATGCAGTTGGGGCTATTGCTCAGAATATAAAGCACACATCCTTGGCTGAATTATTTTCTTCCATAGAAATGAAAATGTCTGAGGCTGGAGTTTCCGGTGCTGTTGAAGATGTGGTTGCATGGCCTGATTTTCAATCAAAGATCATATCAAGTGGTTCATTTAGAAG TTTTGATATAAATAAAGTGTTGGAGTTTGGGGCTTTATTGGCGTCCGGAGGACAG GAATATGATGTTGCAAATGATAACTCCAAGAACCCGAAGGAGCGGTTAGCTCGccaaaaacaaaatttacgACGCCGTCTAG GTCTGGATGTTTGTGAGCAATTTATGGATGTTAATGAAGTAATAAAGGATGAAGATCTTATTGTGCAAAAATTACACTCCCAAGGAAATGGACTGGGTCATAGATTTTATATGCCCCCATCTGTACATAACATCCAGCAACTTATGGCAAGTATGGTCCCCACTGTTGTTTCCAAACGACCGAGTGCAAGAGAACTGAATCTTTTAAAGCGaaaagcaaaaataaattcaaaagatCAAGCAAAAGGTTTGCCAGAGGACGGTGATGCAGAGGCGTCATTTGTGCAGAGTACAACTCCAAAGACCTCAAATCAAGATTCATTTATCTCCAGTAAG GTAGATGCTGATGAAGACAGTATGGAGCATGATGGAGATGGGAAGTGGCCTTTTTGCGGTTTTGTTGAACAACTTATTTTGGACATGTTTGACCCTG TTTGGGAGGTTCGCCATGGCAGTGTCATGGCACTGAGAGAGATTGTAACACATCATGGTGGTTCTGCTGGAGTCTTTATGCCTGATTTGAGCTTGGATGGTGCTCTAGATGaactaaaatatttggattactCAAGTACATTGAAAAGAGAGAgagaatttgatttgaatacGCAAGTTTCCGTAGATGAGATGGAACCAAATCAGAAAAGATTGAAGGTTGAAGAAGCATCATTTTTGTCAATGCATGTCGAGAATCCTGGTCTCAATGTTAAGGTTGAAGATAGCGAATTAAATATCCCTTTGGAGCAGGTTAATGGTCAGGTTGATGTTACTTCTGTTAAGCTGGAATGTCATACTGACGCTGATGGTATATCTTTTTCCTCAAAAGGCGTTGCTGATATAGAGGAACCAATGGATTATTGTGAAGATAAGAGTTCTTTTGTGAAATCAAACGTACTGGACAATGTTCCCGAAAATTGTGAGCTGATGAGATTTACTAAACTCGGTAGACATTCATGGATAAAAAATAGTGAATTTCTTCAGGATTGTGCAATTCGTTTCCTATGCATACTGTCACTGGACCG TTTTGGTGATTATGTTTCTGATCAGGTTGTTGCTCCAGTGCGGGAAACTTGTGCGCAAGCATTAGGTGCTGGATTTAAGTACATGAATCGGTCTTTAGTTCATGAAACACTGAATATCCTGCTTCAGATGCAG CGTAGACCAGAATGGGAAATTCGTCATGGAAGTCTTTTGGGTATAAAGTATTTGGTCGCTGTTCGTCAG GAGATGATGTCCGATTTAATTGGCTACATCTTGCCTGCTTGTAAAGCTGGACTGGAGGACCCTGATGATGATGTTAGGGCAGTTGCTGCAGATGCATTAATTCCGACTGCTGGTGCTATTGTTTCTTTAAAGGGTCGGACATTGCATTCCATTATTATGCTACTTTGGGATATATTACTTGATTTAGATGATCTAAGTCCATCTACTAGCAG CGTGATGAATCTCTTGGCAGAAATTTATTCCCAGGAAGCTATGATTCCGAGAATGATATCAAAAGAGAAACAAGAGTTAGATCTGAATGAAGTAGTTCATATTGATGATGCTGGAGAAGGAAGAGATCTGCAGGAGAGTCCTTACATGCTATCAACATTGGCACCCCGATTATGGCCATTTATGAGGCATAGCATCACATCAGTTCGATTCTCAGCTATTCGAACACTG GAGCGGCTACTTGAAGCAAGTTATAAAAGACACTTTTGTGAGCCAACTGGCACTTCATTTTGGCCCTCATTTATTTTGGGAGATACACTTCGCATTGTTTTCCAGAATTTGCTACTCGAGTCAAATGAAGAAATTTTGCTCTGTTCAGAGAGGGTTTGGAGGCTCCTTGTTCAG TGCCCAGTGGAGGACCTGGAAGCTGCTGCAGTTTCCTATTTGAATTCTTGGATCGAACTTGCAACTACTCCGTACGGTTCACCCTTAGATTCAGCAAAAATGTTTTGGCCTGTGGCACCACCTCGAAAGTCTCATTTTAGAGCAGCAGCTAAAATGAGAGCTGTGAAACTTGAAAATGAATCTTGGAGAAACAGTACCTTAGACTATGGGCAAGAAAGTGTTTCACAAGAAAGAAATGGGGATCCATCAAGCACTGTTAAATATTTTGTTGGTGCTGATGTTGAAATGTCAGTTGCTAATACTCGAGTCATTACAGCATCGGCATTGGGAATTTTTGCTTCGAAGTTGCGCGAGGGTTCTTTCCACCATGTAATTGATCCGCTATGGAATGCTCTGACCTCTTTATCTGGGGTCCAGCGGCAG GTGGCATCCATGGTTGTTATTTCATGGTTCAAAGAGATTAAATGCAATGAAGTCTCGAAAACCCATGCTGTTATGCCTATCTTCCCAAATCAGTTCGAGAAGTGGTTGTTAGATATTTTATCCTGTGCTGACCCAGCGCTTCCTACAAAAGATTCTGTTCACCCATATTCTGAACTCTCAAGAACCTATGCAAAGATGCGGAATGAGGCTGGTCAGTTATTTCGTGCTATTGAGTCATCTGGCATGTTTGAGAGTACATTGTCAACTGTAAACATAGATGTTGAGAGCTTGAGTGCCGATGGCGCCATCAATTTTGCATCGAAGTTGCCTTCAGTTTGTAATGATAGTTCTGGGAATGAATTAATGGGTCAAAACATTGTAGTAGATGAAATTGAATCACTAAAGCATCGAGTTTTGACAACTGCTGGCTATTTGAAGTGCGTCCAG AGTAACTTGCATGTTACTGTCTGTGCTTTAGTTGCTGCAGCAGTTGTTTGGATGTCAGAGCTTCCTGCAAAACTTAACCCAATCATTTTGCCTCTCATGGCCTCAATCAAACGAGAGCAG GAGGAAATTTTGCAACGCAAGGCTGCTGAAGCCATTGCTGAATTGATTTATCATTGTATTGCGCGCAAACCTAGTCCTAATGATAAGATAGTTAAGAATATTTGTGGTTTCACTTGCATGGATCCTTATGAGACTCCTCAAGCTGCTATCATCAGTTCCATGGAGATCGTTGACGATCAAGATTTCCTTTCCTCTGGGAGTAACATCACGAGACAAAAGTCAAAGGGTCACGCATTAGGTGGTGGTGAAGACAGGTCAAAAATCGAAGGTTTTATTAGTAGACGGGGATCTGAACTTgcattaaaatatttgtgcgaGAGATTTGGGCCTTGCTTGTTTGACAAGCTTCCAAAACTATGGGATTGCCTAACAGAAGTTCTGATGCCTGGAAGTTCTTCAGATGAGCAACATATTGCACAACGTATCGAGTCTGTGAAGGACCCTCAAATCCTCATAAATAATATTCAG GTAATACGATCTGTTGCTCCATTACTGGATGAGACATTGAAGCCTAAGTTGCTCACACTTCTCCCGTGCATTTTCAAATGTATTCGCCACTCCCATGTTGCAGTTAGAGTGGCTGCTTCTAGGTGTATTACTTCAATGGCAAAGTCAATGACAACGGATGTCATGGCTGCTGTCATTAAGAATGCCATTCCAATGTTAGGAGATGTCAATTCTGTTAATGCTAGACAAGGTGCTGGCATGCTTATCAGTTTACTTGTTCAAGGATTGGGTGTGGAGCTGGTCGCATATGCTCCTTTACTAGTTGTTCCTCTTCTTCGGTGCATGAGTGATATTGATCAATCTGTCAGACAAAGCGTGACACGCAGTTTTGCTGCCCTCGTTCCACTTCTTCCATTAGCAAGAGGTCTTCCCCCTCCTGGCGGATTGGATAAAGGTCTGGAGAGTAGTGCAGAAGATGCTAAATTTTTGGAGCAACTTCTTGACAATTCACATATTGATGATTACAAGCTTTGCACCGAATTGAAGGTGACATTGAGGAG GTATCAACAAGAAGGGATTAACTGGTTGGCTTTCTTAAAACGCTTCAAGCTTCATGGAATCCTTTGTGATGATATGGGACTTGGTAAGACATTACAGGCATCTGCAATTGTCGCATCCGATATAGCAGAACGTCGCACTTCAGAGAACAGTGAGGTTGCTCAGCCATCTTTAATTGTTTGCCCGTCAACGCTTGTCGGACATTGGGCATTCGAGATAGAGAAGTATATTGATGTTTCTGTTATGAGCACTTTACAGTATGCTGGTTCTGCTCAAGAACGCACATCCCTAAGAGAACAGTTTGATAAATTCAATGTTATCATCACCTCTTATGATGTGGTTCGCAAAGATATTGATTTCCTGGGGCAGTTTCTGTGGAATTACTGTATTCTGGATGAAGGACATGTAATTAAGAATGCAAAGTCTAAAATTACAGCTGCAGTGAAGCGGTTGAAAGCTCAACATCGCTTGATACTTAGTGGAACACCAATCCAG AACAACATCATGGATTTGTGGTCTCTCTTTGACTTTCTAATGCCAGGATTTCTTGGTTCTGACAGACAA TTCCAAGCCACTTACGGGAAGCCCTTAGTTGCTGCTAGAGATCCTAAATGTTCTGCCAAGGATGCTGAAGCTGGGGCTCTTGCTATGGAAGCATTGCACAAGCAG GTTATGCCTTTTCTTCTCCGGCGGACGAAAGATGAAGTTTTGTCCGACTTACCAGAGAAAATTATTCAAGACAGATACTGTGATCTGAGCCCTGTACAGTTACAACTATATGAACAATTCTCGGGATCTCATATTAAACAAGAGATTTCAAGCATGGTAAAGCTAGGAGATTCAGCACGTCAGGAAGGAAACAGTGCCTCACCAAAAGCATCATCCCATGTCTTTCAG GCACTCCAGTACCTGCTAAAACTTTGCAGTCATCCATTGCTTGTTCTTGGTGAAAAGGTGCACGAAACACTGGCATCCCAATTGGCTGAACTATTGCCAAAAGGTTCTGACATAATCTCAGAATTACATAAGCTGCATCACTCTCCAAAGTTGGTTGCCCTTCAAGAGATATTGGAGGAATGTGGTATAGGTGTAGATGCTTCAAATTCTGAGAATGCTATGAATGTGGGCCAGCATAGAGTTTTGATATTTGCTCAGCACAAG GCCCTTCTTGACATTATTGAAAGAGACTTGTTTCATTCCCATATGAAGAA
- the LOC126674449 gene encoding TATA-binding protein-associated factor BTAF1 isoform X2 has translation MKMSEAGVSGAVEDVVAWPDFQSKIISSGSFRSFDINKVLEFGALLASGGQEYDVANDNSKNPKERLARQKQNLRRRLGLDVCEQFMDVNEVIKDEDLIVQKLHSQGNGLGHRFYMPPSVHNIQQLMASMVPTVVSKRPSARELNLLKRKAKINSKDQAKGLPEDGDAEASFVQSTTPKTSNQDSFISSKVDADEDSMEHDGDGKWPFCGFVEQLILDMFDPVWEVRHGSVMALREIVTHHGGSAGVFMPDLSLDGALDELKYLDYSSTLKREREFDLNTQVSVDEMEPNQKRLKVEEASFLSMHVENPGLNVKVEDSELNIPLEQVNGQVDVTSVKLECHTDADGISFSSKGVADIEEPMDYCEDKSSFVKSNVLDNVPENCELMRFTKLGRHSWIKNSEFLQDCAIRFLCILSLDRFGDYVSDQVVAPVRETCAQALGAGFKYMNRSLVHETLNILLQMQRRPEWEIRHGSLLGIKYLVAVRQEMMSDLIGYILPACKAGLEDPDDDVRAVAADALIPTAGAIVSLKGRTLHSIIMLLWDILLDLDDLSPSTSSVMNLLAEIYSQEAMIPRMISKEKQELDLNEVVHIDDAGEGRDLQESPYMLSTLAPRLWPFMRHSITSVRFSAIRTLERLLEASYKRHFCEPTGTSFWPSFILGDTLRIVFQNLLLESNEEILLCSERVWRLLVQCPVEDLEAAAVSYLNSWIELATTPYGSPLDSAKMFWPVAPPRKSHFRAAAKMRAVKLENESWRNSTLDYGQESVSQERNGDPSSTVKYFVGADVEMSVANTRVITASALGIFASKLREGSFHHVIDPLWNALTSLSGVQRQVASMVVISWFKEIKCNEVSKTHAVMPIFPNQFEKWLLDILSCADPALPTKDSVHPYSELSRTYAKMRNEAGQLFRAIESSGMFESTLSTVNIDVESLSADGAINFASKLPSVCNDSSGNELMGQNIVVDEIESLKHRVLTTAGYLKCVQSNLHVTVCALVAAAVVWMSELPAKLNPIILPLMASIKREQEEILQRKAAEAIAELIYHCIARKPSPNDKIVKNICGFTCMDPYETPQAAIISSMEIVDDQDFLSSGSNITRQKSKGHALGGGEDRSKIEGFISRRGSELALKYLCERFGPCLFDKLPKLWDCLTEVLMPGSSSDEQHIAQRIESVKDPQILINNIQVIRSVAPLLDETLKPKLLTLLPCIFKCIRHSHVAVRVAASRCITSMAKSMTTDVMAAVIKNAIPMLGDVNSVNARQGAGMLISLLVQGLGVELVAYAPLLVVPLLRCMSDIDQSVRQSVTRSFAALVPLLPLARGLPPPGGLDKGLESSAEDAKFLEQLLDNSHIDDYKLCTELKVTLRRYQQEGINWLAFLKRFKLHGILCDDMGLGKTLQASAIVASDIAERRTSENSEVAQPSLIVCPSTLVGHWAFEIEKYIDVSVMSTLQYAGSAQERTSLREQFDKFNVIITSYDVVRKDIDFLGQFLWNYCILDEGHVIKNAKSKITAAVKRLKAQHRLILSGTPIQNNIMDLWSLFDFLMPGFLGSDRQFQATYGKPLVAARDPKCSAKDAEAGALAMEALHKQVMPFLLRRTKDEVLSDLPEKIIQDRYCDLSPVQLQLYEQFSGSHIKQEISSMVKLGDSARQEGNSASPKASSHVFQALQYLLKLCSHPLLVLGEKVHETLASQLAELLPKGSDIISELHKLHHSPKLVALQEILEECGIGVDASNSENAMNVGQHRVLIFAQHKALLDIIERDLFHSHMKNVTYLRLDGSVETDKRFDIVKAFNSDPTIDALLLTTHVGGLGLNLTSADTLIFMEHDWNPMRDHQAMDRAHRLGQKKVVNVHRLIMRGTLEEKVMSLQRFKVSIANAVINSENASLKTMNTDQLLDLFASAESKTKGSTASKHPDGSPHGDPKLMGTGKGVKAILGGLEELWDQSQYTEEYNLTQFLSKLNG, from the exons ATGAAAATGTCTGAGGCTGGAGTTTCCGGTGCTGTTGAAGATGTGGTTGCATGGCCTGATTTTCAATCAAAGATCATATCAAGTGGTTCATTTAGAAG TTTTGATATAAATAAAGTGTTGGAGTTTGGGGCTTTATTGGCGTCCGGAGGACAG GAATATGATGTTGCAAATGATAACTCCAAGAACCCGAAGGAGCGGTTAGCTCGccaaaaacaaaatttacgACGCCGTCTAG GTCTGGATGTTTGTGAGCAATTTATGGATGTTAATGAAGTAATAAAGGATGAAGATCTTATTGTGCAAAAATTACACTCCCAAGGAAATGGACTGGGTCATAGATTTTATATGCCCCCATCTGTACATAACATCCAGCAACTTATGGCAAGTATGGTCCCCACTGTTGTTTCCAAACGACCGAGTGCAAGAGAACTGAATCTTTTAAAGCGaaaagcaaaaataaattcaaaagatCAAGCAAAAGGTTTGCCAGAGGACGGTGATGCAGAGGCGTCATTTGTGCAGAGTACAACTCCAAAGACCTCAAATCAAGATTCATTTATCTCCAGTAAG GTAGATGCTGATGAAGACAGTATGGAGCATGATGGAGATGGGAAGTGGCCTTTTTGCGGTTTTGTTGAACAACTTATTTTGGACATGTTTGACCCTG TTTGGGAGGTTCGCCATGGCAGTGTCATGGCACTGAGAGAGATTGTAACACATCATGGTGGTTCTGCTGGAGTCTTTATGCCTGATTTGAGCTTGGATGGTGCTCTAGATGaactaaaatatttggattactCAAGTACATTGAAAAGAGAGAgagaatttgatttgaatacGCAAGTTTCCGTAGATGAGATGGAACCAAATCAGAAAAGATTGAAGGTTGAAGAAGCATCATTTTTGTCAATGCATGTCGAGAATCCTGGTCTCAATGTTAAGGTTGAAGATAGCGAATTAAATATCCCTTTGGAGCAGGTTAATGGTCAGGTTGATGTTACTTCTGTTAAGCTGGAATGTCATACTGACGCTGATGGTATATCTTTTTCCTCAAAAGGCGTTGCTGATATAGAGGAACCAATGGATTATTGTGAAGATAAGAGTTCTTTTGTGAAATCAAACGTACTGGACAATGTTCCCGAAAATTGTGAGCTGATGAGATTTACTAAACTCGGTAGACATTCATGGATAAAAAATAGTGAATTTCTTCAGGATTGTGCAATTCGTTTCCTATGCATACTGTCACTGGACCG TTTTGGTGATTATGTTTCTGATCAGGTTGTTGCTCCAGTGCGGGAAACTTGTGCGCAAGCATTAGGTGCTGGATTTAAGTACATGAATCGGTCTTTAGTTCATGAAACACTGAATATCCTGCTTCAGATGCAG CGTAGACCAGAATGGGAAATTCGTCATGGAAGTCTTTTGGGTATAAAGTATTTGGTCGCTGTTCGTCAG GAGATGATGTCCGATTTAATTGGCTACATCTTGCCTGCTTGTAAAGCTGGACTGGAGGACCCTGATGATGATGTTAGGGCAGTTGCTGCAGATGCATTAATTCCGACTGCTGGTGCTATTGTTTCTTTAAAGGGTCGGACATTGCATTCCATTATTATGCTACTTTGGGATATATTACTTGATTTAGATGATCTAAGTCCATCTACTAGCAG CGTGATGAATCTCTTGGCAGAAATTTATTCCCAGGAAGCTATGATTCCGAGAATGATATCAAAAGAGAAACAAGAGTTAGATCTGAATGAAGTAGTTCATATTGATGATGCTGGAGAAGGAAGAGATCTGCAGGAGAGTCCTTACATGCTATCAACATTGGCACCCCGATTATGGCCATTTATGAGGCATAGCATCACATCAGTTCGATTCTCAGCTATTCGAACACTG GAGCGGCTACTTGAAGCAAGTTATAAAAGACACTTTTGTGAGCCAACTGGCACTTCATTTTGGCCCTCATTTATTTTGGGAGATACACTTCGCATTGTTTTCCAGAATTTGCTACTCGAGTCAAATGAAGAAATTTTGCTCTGTTCAGAGAGGGTTTGGAGGCTCCTTGTTCAG TGCCCAGTGGAGGACCTGGAAGCTGCTGCAGTTTCCTATTTGAATTCTTGGATCGAACTTGCAACTACTCCGTACGGTTCACCCTTAGATTCAGCAAAAATGTTTTGGCCTGTGGCACCACCTCGAAAGTCTCATTTTAGAGCAGCAGCTAAAATGAGAGCTGTGAAACTTGAAAATGAATCTTGGAGAAACAGTACCTTAGACTATGGGCAAGAAAGTGTTTCACAAGAAAGAAATGGGGATCCATCAAGCACTGTTAAATATTTTGTTGGTGCTGATGTTGAAATGTCAGTTGCTAATACTCGAGTCATTACAGCATCGGCATTGGGAATTTTTGCTTCGAAGTTGCGCGAGGGTTCTTTCCACCATGTAATTGATCCGCTATGGAATGCTCTGACCTCTTTATCTGGGGTCCAGCGGCAG GTGGCATCCATGGTTGTTATTTCATGGTTCAAAGAGATTAAATGCAATGAAGTCTCGAAAACCCATGCTGTTATGCCTATCTTCCCAAATCAGTTCGAGAAGTGGTTGTTAGATATTTTATCCTGTGCTGACCCAGCGCTTCCTACAAAAGATTCTGTTCACCCATATTCTGAACTCTCAAGAACCTATGCAAAGATGCGGAATGAGGCTGGTCAGTTATTTCGTGCTATTGAGTCATCTGGCATGTTTGAGAGTACATTGTCAACTGTAAACATAGATGTTGAGAGCTTGAGTGCCGATGGCGCCATCAATTTTGCATCGAAGTTGCCTTCAGTTTGTAATGATAGTTCTGGGAATGAATTAATGGGTCAAAACATTGTAGTAGATGAAATTGAATCACTAAAGCATCGAGTTTTGACAACTGCTGGCTATTTGAAGTGCGTCCAG AGTAACTTGCATGTTACTGTCTGTGCTTTAGTTGCTGCAGCAGTTGTTTGGATGTCAGAGCTTCCTGCAAAACTTAACCCAATCATTTTGCCTCTCATGGCCTCAATCAAACGAGAGCAG GAGGAAATTTTGCAACGCAAGGCTGCTGAAGCCATTGCTGAATTGATTTATCATTGTATTGCGCGCAAACCTAGTCCTAATGATAAGATAGTTAAGAATATTTGTGGTTTCACTTGCATGGATCCTTATGAGACTCCTCAAGCTGCTATCATCAGTTCCATGGAGATCGTTGACGATCAAGATTTCCTTTCCTCTGGGAGTAACATCACGAGACAAAAGTCAAAGGGTCACGCATTAGGTGGTGGTGAAGACAGGTCAAAAATCGAAGGTTTTATTAGTAGACGGGGATCTGAACTTgcattaaaatatttgtgcgaGAGATTTGGGCCTTGCTTGTTTGACAAGCTTCCAAAACTATGGGATTGCCTAACAGAAGTTCTGATGCCTGGAAGTTCTTCAGATGAGCAACATATTGCACAACGTATCGAGTCTGTGAAGGACCCTCAAATCCTCATAAATAATATTCAG GTAATACGATCTGTTGCTCCATTACTGGATGAGACATTGAAGCCTAAGTTGCTCACACTTCTCCCGTGCATTTTCAAATGTATTCGCCACTCCCATGTTGCAGTTAGAGTGGCTGCTTCTAGGTGTATTACTTCAATGGCAAAGTCAATGACAACGGATGTCATGGCTGCTGTCATTAAGAATGCCATTCCAATGTTAGGAGATGTCAATTCTGTTAATGCTAGACAAGGTGCTGGCATGCTTATCAGTTTACTTGTTCAAGGATTGGGTGTGGAGCTGGTCGCATATGCTCCTTTACTAGTTGTTCCTCTTCTTCGGTGCATGAGTGATATTGATCAATCTGTCAGACAAAGCGTGACACGCAGTTTTGCTGCCCTCGTTCCACTTCTTCCATTAGCAAGAGGTCTTCCCCCTCCTGGCGGATTGGATAAAGGTCTGGAGAGTAGTGCAGAAGATGCTAAATTTTTGGAGCAACTTCTTGACAATTCACATATTGATGATTACAAGCTTTGCACCGAATTGAAGGTGACATTGAGGAG GTATCAACAAGAAGGGATTAACTGGTTGGCTTTCTTAAAACGCTTCAAGCTTCATGGAATCCTTTGTGATGATATGGGACTTGGTAAGACATTACAGGCATCTGCAATTGTCGCATCCGATATAGCAGAACGTCGCACTTCAGAGAACAGTGAGGTTGCTCAGCCATCTTTAATTGTTTGCCCGTCAACGCTTGTCGGACATTGGGCATTCGAGATAGAGAAGTATATTGATGTTTCTGTTATGAGCACTTTACAGTATGCTGGTTCTGCTCAAGAACGCACATCCCTAAGAGAACAGTTTGATAAATTCAATGTTATCATCACCTCTTATGATGTGGTTCGCAAAGATATTGATTTCCTGGGGCAGTTTCTGTGGAATTACTGTATTCTGGATGAAGGACATGTAATTAAGAATGCAAAGTCTAAAATTACAGCTGCAGTGAAGCGGTTGAAAGCTCAACATCGCTTGATACTTAGTGGAACACCAATCCAG AACAACATCATGGATTTGTGGTCTCTCTTTGACTTTCTAATGCCAGGATTTCTTGGTTCTGACAGACAA TTCCAAGCCACTTACGGGAAGCCCTTAGTTGCTGCTAGAGATCCTAAATGTTCTGCCAAGGATGCTGAAGCTGGGGCTCTTGCTATGGAAGCATTGCACAAGCAG GTTATGCCTTTTCTTCTCCGGCGGACGAAAGATGAAGTTTTGTCCGACTTACCAGAGAAAATTATTCAAGACAGATACTGTGATCTGAGCCCTGTACAGTTACAACTATATGAACAATTCTCGGGATCTCATATTAAACAAGAGATTTCAAGCATGGTAAAGCTAGGAGATTCAGCACGTCAGGAAGGAAACAGTGCCTCACCAAAAGCATCATCCCATGTCTTTCAG GCACTCCAGTACCTGCTAAAACTTTGCAGTCATCCATTGCTTGTTCTTGGTGAAAAGGTGCACGAAACACTGGCATCCCAATTGGCTGAACTATTGCCAAAAGGTTCTGACATAATCTCAGAATTACATAAGCTGCATCACTCTCCAAAGTTGGTTGCCCTTCAAGAGATATTGGAGGAATGTGGTATAGGTGTAGATGCTTCAAATTCTGAGAATGCTATGAATGTGGGCCAGCATAGAGTTTTGATATTTGCTCAGCACAAG GCCCTTCTTGACATTATTGAAAGAGACTTGTTTCATTCCCATATGAAGAA